The following are encoded together in the Thermodesulfovibrionales bacterium genome:
- a CDS encoding DUF2148 domain-containing protein, protein MKEVTEMAVKLMAASARTAPKAGGKDFLEIAVITKDEDLKKIAETMKEYASKSTNEAYWLRDASNIENSQALLLVGLSKPVTAGYDCGGCGYLTCAEFAKNRQIRSKEMGYTGPHCVMRMIDIGVALSSAAKTAGLLNVDNRVQQRVGAAARAIGLIQGEVVMGIPVSITGKSIYYDRQTPVKH, encoded by the coding sequence ATGAAAGAAGTAACGGAAATGGCGGTAAAGCTTATGGCGGCATCGGCGAGGACAGCACCGAAGGCCGGTGGAAAAGACTTTCTCGAAATCGCGGTGATCACGAAGGACGAGGATCTCAAAAAAATCGCTGAGACGATGAAGGAATATGCATCGAAGAGCACCAACGAAGCTTACTGGCTGAGGGATGCATCGAATATCGAAAACTCTCAGGCTCTCCTTCTCGTCGGACTCAGCAAGCCGGTGACGGCGGGGTATGATTGCGGGGGATGTGGCTATCTTACGTGCGCAGAGTTTGCGAAGAACAGACAGATCAGGAGCAAAGAGATGGGATATACGGGTCCCCATTGTGTGATGAGGATGATCGATATAGGCGTGGCTCTTTCATCGGCTGCAAAAACGGCGGGCCTTCTCAATGTCGACAACAGGGTGCAGCAGCGCGTCGGAGCTGCGGCAAGGGCCATAGGTCTGATACAGGGCGAAGTCGTCATGGGCATACCGGTCAGCATAACGGGGAAGAGTATCTATTACGACCGGCAGACACCCGTGAAGCACTGA
- a CDS encoding DnaJ family domain-containing protein: protein MEIIARVAEERIRRAMEEGAFDNLRGEGKPLVFEDETWLAEDLRLAYRIMKNAGCLPPEIETHREVMSLRELVNTLDDEKERLKRLRELNFKILKLNMMRKRPLNLADSPEYEEKIFLKSCCKGIDDEPRSERRVIGR, encoded by the coding sequence ATGGAAATAATCGCCAGGGTCGCTGAAGAGCGGATCAGGAGGGCCATGGAGGAGGGCGCATTCGATAATCTCCGGGGGGAGGGGAAACCCCTCGTCTTCGAGGATGAAACCTGGCTGGCCGAAGACCTGCGGCTCGCCTACAGGATCATGAAGAACGCCGGGTGCCTTCCGCCTGAAATCGAAACGCATAGGGAAGTGATGAGCCTGAGAGAACTGGTGAACACCCTGGACGATGAGAAGGAGAGGTTGAAGAGACTCAGGGAATTGAACTTCAAGATATTGAAACTGAACATGATGCGGAAACGACCCCTCAATCTCGCTGATTCCCCCGAGTACGAAGAGAAGATCTTTCTCAAATCCTGCTGCAAAGGCATAGATGATGAGCCCCGCAGCGAGAGGAGAGTTATCGGTCGCTAG
- the chrA gene encoding chromate efflux transporter encodes MNRGIPFKDTFLYWLKLGFISFGGPTGQIAMMHKEIVENKKWMDEDQFLHALNFCMFLPGPEAQQLATYIGWTLNSTRGALAAGVLFVLPSVFILWGLSWIYAAFGTIPAVSALFYGLKPAVAAIVAEAVIRIGKKSLKTGTLVVLASLSFIAIYFLNIPFPVIIVSAGIIGYLFNRRLSGQGEPLKGAVSESVHDSTSSGWGRTIRIATFGLLLWFSPMILIGLWLGWDSILVNIGVLFSKAAVVTFGGAYAVLGYIGQQAVNHYGWLTQEQMMDGLALAETTPGPLIMVNQFVAYVAAYLHTQGLTPAVAGAVGGVVATWVTFVPSTLWIFIGAPYIESLRRKVRLSSALTAITAAVVGVVLNLAVNFTRHTLLPETGGFQWYALAASIISFVGMTKFKWGMIPVIIGSALAGYIWKQIL; translated from the coding sequence ATGAATAGAGGAATACCATTCAAGGACACATTCCTTTACTGGCTGAAGCTTGGCTTTATCAGTTTTGGCGGCCCCACAGGGCAGATAGCGATGATGCACAAGGAGATTGTCGAAAACAAAAAATGGATGGACGAAGATCAGTTCCTGCATGCCCTTAACTTCTGCATGTTTCTGCCCGGCCCTGAGGCCCAGCAGCTCGCCACGTATATCGGCTGGACGCTCAACAGTACCCGCGGCGCCCTGGCAGCGGGAGTGCTGTTCGTGCTGCCCTCGGTCTTCATACTCTGGGGCCTGAGCTGGATCTATGCGGCTTTTGGGACGATCCCGGCAGTGTCGGCCCTCTTTTACGGGCTGAAGCCGGCAGTCGCTGCGATTGTTGCCGAGGCGGTGATCAGGATCGGAAAGAAATCTCTGAAGACCGGCACCCTTGTTGTTCTCGCTTCTTTGTCATTCATCGCCATCTATTTTCTGAACATCCCGTTCCCGGTAATCATTGTCAGCGCGGGTATCATTGGCTATTTGTTCAATCGTCGGCTGTCGGGCCAGGGGGAGCCACTGAAAGGCGCTGTATCTGAATCAGTGCATGACTCCACATCCAGTGGGTGGGGCCGAACCATCAGAATCGCCACATTCGGCCTGCTTCTCTGGTTCTCTCCGATGATTCTCATCGGTCTGTGGCTGGGGTGGGACTCTATTCTCGTCAATATCGGCGTCTTGTTCAGTAAGGCAGCGGTCGTGACCTTTGGAGGCGCTTACGCAGTGTTAGGCTATATAGGCCAACAGGCAGTGAACCATTATGGTTGGCTCACACAGGAGCAGATGATGGACGGACTCGCCCTTGCCGAAACCACTCCTGGACCGCTTATCATGGTTAACCAGTTTGTGGCGTACGTTGCCGCCTATCTCCATACACAGGGGCTCACGCCTGCCGTAGCCGGAGCTGTCGGCGGAGTTGTGGCCACGTGGGTTACCTTTGTGCCGTCAACGCTCTGGATTTTCATCGGCGCCCCGTATATCGAATCGCTCCGTCGCAAGGTCAGGCTCTCTTCCGCCCTGACCGCTATTACTGCCGCTGTGGTCGGAGTGGTCCTCAATCTGGCGGTAAACTTCACGCGCCACACTCTCCTGCCGGAAACCGGAGGGTTTCAGTGGTACGCGCTTGCCGCTTCCATAATCAGCTTTGTCGGCATGACAAAGTTCAAGTGGGGCATGATACCGGTGATCATCGGCTCGGCATTAGCCGGGTATATATGGAAACAGATTCTGTAA
- a CDS encoding flavin reductase family protein, with the protein MRKRTLPLSQVYGLLEPGPVVMVTTARRGRANIMAMSWHTMMEFEPPIIGCVISNRNHTFGILKETRECVINIPTVELAEKVVGCGNTSGRRVDKFKTFGLTPASPSRVSAPLIDECPANLECRVVDTRMVAKYNFFILEVVKAWIDPSRKNGQTIHHLGRGVFMIAGKTVKLPSKMK; encoded by the coding sequence ATGAGGAAAAGAACGCTTCCTCTGTCCCAAGTCTATGGTCTGCTAGAGCCCGGACCGGTCGTGATGGTCACTACGGCCCGTCGAGGCCGGGCGAACATTATGGCCATGTCGTGGCATACGATGATGGAGTTCGAGCCGCCGATTATCGGCTGCGTTATCAGCAACAGGAACCATACGTTCGGCATCCTCAAGGAAACCCGGGAATGCGTCATCAACATCCCCACCGTGGAACTCGCCGAGAAAGTTGTCGGATGCGGCAACACATCCGGTCGCCGCGTCGACAAGTTCAAGACCTTCGGCCTCACTCCGGCTAGCCCCTCCCGGGTATCGGCGCCGCTTATCGACGAGTGCCCCGCGAACCTTGAATGCAGGGTCGTCGATACACGGATGGTGGCGAAATACAACTTCTTCATCCTCGAGGTAGTCAAGGCATGGATCGACCCATCGAGGAAGAACGGACAGACGATCCATCATCTCGGCAGGGGCGTATTTATGATCGCAGGCAAGACAGTTAAGCTGCCTTCGAAGATGAAATAG
- a CDS encoding c(7)-type cytochrome triheme domain-containing protein, translated as MNKVLCGIFLLFVFVGMVSAQTSVKKKRPLPYEYGRVVINNYSEKAGLSPVVFDHWLHRAKFTCRVCHVDIGFAMKAGATAVKATDNMKGYYCGACHNGKMISGKEKVFEACSKAPTPGEKARCAFCHSAGKNVKPKYDFGEFTAKLPKERFGNGVDWEKAEAEGLIRPVDFVENVSIKRRAITAQKDFDLGAKVEGMPDIIFSHKKHTVWNGCELCHPEIFVGVKKGTSQYSMKEIFEGKYCGVCHVSVAFPLIDCQRCHIRQVQ; from the coding sequence ATGAATAAGGTTCTCTGTGGAATCTTCTTGCTTTTTGTTTTTGTCGGCATGGTGTCGGCTCAAACCTCCGTCAAGAAAAAGAGGCCCCTGCCATATGAATACGGCAGAGTCGTAATCAACAACTATTCCGAGAAGGCAGGTCTTTCCCCGGTTGTCTTCGATCACTGGCTTCATCGGGCAAAATTCACCTGCAGGGTGTGCCATGTGGACATTGGGTTCGCTATGAAGGCGGGCGCCACAGCCGTCAAGGCGACTGACAACATGAAGGGTTACTACTGCGGCGCATGTCATAACGGGAAGATGATATCGGGTAAAGAGAAGGTATTCGAGGCATGCTCTAAAGCTCCCACACCGGGAGAAAAGGCGCGATGTGCGTTCTGTCACTCGGCAGGAAAGAATGTGAAACCGAAGTACGATTTTGGCGAATTCACCGCGAAGCTCCCGAAGGAACGCTTTGGTAACGGAGTCGACTGGGAAAAGGCCGAAGCAGAGGGCCTGATAAGGCCGGTTGATTTTGTCGAGAACGTCTCGATCAAGAGACGGGCGATTACCGCTCAGAAGGATTTTGATCTTGGGGCAAAAGTGGAAGGAATGCCCGACATCATATTTTCTCACAAGAAGCATACGGTCTGGAATGGCTGTGAGCTCTGTCATCCGGAAATATTTGTCGGCGTAAAAAAGGGAACGTCGCAGTATTCTATGAAAGAGATCTTTGAGGGAAAATACTGCGGTGTCTGTCATGTTTCGGTCGCCTTTCCCCTTATTGATTGTCAGAGATGCCACATAAGGCAGGTTCAATGA
- the ald gene encoding alanine dehydrogenase: MIIGVPKEIKKEEYRIALTPAGVEELKREGHMILVEEGAGAGSGFSDDEYLNADADIVERKTLFRKSELIIKVKEPLLSEYDLLREGQAIFTFLHLAPNPELTEALLRRRVTALGYETLERDQSLPLLTPMSEIAGRMAPLMGAYYLQEFCGGDGVLPTGTVGVKPAKVVILGAGVVGSNAARVCLGLEMDTFVMNRGVERLQKIDELFLGRVRTLPMSQYNIREEIRDADIVIGAILIPGGKTPLLIRKDMLKSMKKGAVIVDVSVDQGGCVETSRPTTHDNPVYEIDGVVHYTVANMPGAYPRTSTLALTNATFPYVKIVANEGVEEAIRGDAVIRSSVNTYRGGIVHRALAEAMGLPLHDIER; encoded by the coding sequence ATGATCATAGGCGTTCCGAAGGAGATTAAGAAGGAGGAATACCGGATTGCGCTGACCCCGGCCGGCGTCGAGGAACTCAAGAGGGAAGGGCATATGATTCTTGTTGAGGAGGGAGCGGGTGCGGGCAGCGGATTCTCCGACGATGAATACCTCAATGCCGATGCCGACATCGTCGAGAGAAAGACGCTCTTCAGGAAATCTGAGCTTATCATAAAGGTTAAGGAGCCCCTCCTTTCCGAGTACGACCTCCTCAGGGAGGGGCAGGCGATATTCACCTTCCTCCATCTGGCGCCGAACCCCGAACTGACCGAAGCGCTTCTCAGAAGGAGAGTGACAGCCCTGGGATACGAAACCCTCGAGAGGGACCAGAGCCTTCCGCTCCTCACCCCTATGAGCGAGATTGCCGGAAGAATGGCGCCTCTCATGGGCGCCTATTATCTTCAGGAATTCTGCGGGGGCGACGGAGTCTTGCCTACGGGGACCGTGGGGGTGAAGCCCGCGAAGGTCGTGATATTGGGTGCCGGAGTCGTGGGAAGCAATGCCGCCCGTGTCTGTCTCGGTCTCGAAATGGACACCTTCGTGATGAACAGGGGTGTCGAGAGGCTGCAAAAAATTGATGAGCTGTTTTTGGGACGGGTGCGTACCCTGCCGATGAGCCAGTACAACATAAGGGAAGAGATCAGAGATGCGGATATCGTCATCGGGGCTATCCTCATACCCGGCGGGAAAACCCCGCTCCTGATCAGGAAGGATATGCTCAAATCTATGAAAAAGGGCGCGGTAATCGTAGATGTCTCTGTAGACCAGGGGGGATGTGTCGAGACATCGAGGCCCACGACGCATGACAATCCTGTGTACGAAATTGACGGTGTCGTCCATTACACCGTTGCCAACATGCCCGGCGCATATCCGAGGACATCGACGCTCGCACTGACGAATGCAACATTCCCCTATGTCAAAATCGTCGCAAATGAGGGTGTCGAGGAGGCCATCAGGGGGGACGCGGTAATCAGGTCGAGCGTGAATACCTACCGGGGTGGGATTGTGCATAGAGCGCTGGCTGAGGCGATGGGACTGCCGCTTCATGACATAGAGAGGTGA
- a CDS encoding universal stress protein has translation MNCAQFCPVGKLEKLLLATDGSKHSEGAIREAIGFASKCSSKLYVCMVLETNPEYETIGSDVLEREEEEAKAHLDSIKSRAATEGLACETIFLESVEASEAIVDEATEKKVDMIVIGRHGRKGLLKAFMGELAERVITHAPCKVLVVPKAAKIEYRNIMVATDGSGHSIAAVEEAVNIAKRCGSRIIALSSVRTDSELARAQANVNKVLEMAKSEGVEAEGLTPAGRSYNVIVETAGGRGVDLIVMGMPVKSELGKFFTGSATEKVIGTAGCAVLVAKGEASVSATV, from the coding sequence ATGAATTGTGCACAATTTTGTCCGGTAGGAAAGCTTGAAAAGTTGCTATTGGCAACTGACGGATCAAAACACAGCGAGGGAGCGATACGGGAGGCCATTGGCTTCGCTTCGAAATGCTCGAGCAAACTTTACGTATGCATGGTGCTTGAAACAAACCCCGAGTATGAAACTATCGGCTCAGATGTCTTAGAAAGAGAGGAAGAAGAGGCAAAAGCCCATCTTGACTCAATTAAGTCAAGGGCGGCAACGGAGGGACTGGCATGTGAAACTATCTTCCTCGAATCAGTGGAGGCTTCTGAAGCCATCGTGGACGAAGCGACTGAGAAGAAAGTCGACATGATCGTCATCGGCAGGCATGGACGAAAAGGCTTGTTGAAAGCATTTATGGGAGAGCTCGCTGAGAGGGTGATCACACACGCTCCCTGTAAGGTCCTTGTAGTACCCAAGGCTGCCAAGATTGAATACCGAAATATCATGGTGGCAACAGATGGGTCCGGACATAGTATCGCTGCGGTTGAAGAAGCTGTAAACATCGCAAAGCGTTGTGGCAGCAGAATCATCGCTCTCTCCTCTGTCCGGACAGACAGTGAGTTGGCACGAGCTCAAGCAAATGTGAACAAGGTTCTTGAGATGGCCAAGAGTGAAGGCGTAGAAGCCGAAGGGCTCACGCCTGCCGGTAGGTCTTATAACGTCATCGTCGAGACAGCAGGCGGAAGAGGAGTTGACCTAATCGTTATGGGGATGCCGGTAAAATCAGAACTGGGAAAGTTCTTCACCGGAAGTGCGACCGAAAAGGTGATCGGGACCGCTGGTTGTGCAGTCCTCGTCGCAAAGGGAGAGGCTTCGGTTTCTGCAACGGTTTAG
- a CDS encoding chromate resistance protein ChrB domain-containing protein, with amino-acid sequence MKRREQKSMVKSHHWILFFYSVPSKPVSSRMKIWRKLAKAGALQLKGAVYILPLTEEHYEFFQWLVSEVSSMGGEAAFTRIDAIDSMRDQEIIDLFNQHKDVEYQTLGGALEDLETKVNSVRKGSKSQNPKALSEQIAKLSRSYEEALKTDFFVSKSGSAFSSRLNSLHKAIKSLSGAAIEVRPVSVPLRKIGDYQGKIWISRKRPFVDRMASAWLIRRFIDRNAVFRLVDEREMATVAKDHVTFDVSGGVLTHVGDLCTFEVLVRTFGMKDRAVRKIAEIVHELDIKDDKYRNPETRGLEEILSGLRKAVKDDTELLEKGMSVFEMLFLSKAGP; translated from the coding sequence ATGAAGCGTAGAGAGCAAAAGAGCATGGTTAAGAGCCATCACTGGATATTGTTCTTTTATAGCGTTCCTTCAAAGCCGGTGAGCAGCCGGATGAAGATATGGCGGAAACTCGCCAAGGCAGGGGCGCTCCAGCTCAAAGGAGCTGTCTACATCCTCCCCCTGACCGAAGAGCACTATGAGTTCTTCCAATGGCTTGTTTCTGAGGTCTCGTCAATGGGCGGGGAGGCGGCGTTTACGAGGATCGACGCCATTGATTCCATGAGGGATCAGGAGATCATCGATCTTTTCAATCAGCACAAAGATGTCGAGTACCAAACGCTCGGCGGAGCCCTCGAAGACCTCGAAACGAAGGTGAACAGCGTCAGAAAGGGCTCAAAGTCACAAAACCCTAAGGCGTTGTCAGAGCAGATCGCCAAGCTCTCAAGGAGCTATGAAGAGGCCCTCAAAACAGACTTCTTCGTTTCAAAATCCGGCTCCGCATTCAGTTCAAGGCTCAATTCCCTGCATAAAGCAATTAAGAGTCTCTCAGGAGCTGCAATCGAGGTTAGACCTGTAAGTGTACCTTTGCGAAAAATCGGAGACTACCAGGGAAAGATATGGATAAGCCGCAAGAGGCCCTTCGTTGACAGAATGGCCTCGGCATGGCTGATCAGGAGGTTCATAGACAGAAACGCCGTATTCAGACTCGTTGACGAGAGGGAGATGGCGACTGTCGCCAAGGACCATGTCACCTTCGATGTGAGCGGCGGGGTCTTGACTCATGTCGGTGATCTTTGCACTTTCGAGGTTTTGGTAAGGACATTCGGAATGAAGGACAGGGCCGTCAGGAAGATAGCCGAGATTGTACATGAGCTCGACATTAAGGACGACAAGTACCGGAATCCTGAAACGAGGGGCCTTGAAGAGATCCTTTCCGGGCTCAGAAAGGCTGTCAAGGACGACACGGAGCTTCTGGAAAAGGGGATGTCAGTCTTTGAGATGCTTTTTCTGTCAAAGGCAGGCCCCTAG